One stretch of Brachyhypopomus gauderio isolate BG-103 chromosome 8, BGAUD_0.2, whole genome shotgun sequence DNA includes these proteins:
- the abcc4 gene encoding ATP-binding cassette sub-family C member 4 isoform X3, which translates to MFKVLPEDGSKRLGEELQSYWDHEVQIANKELRAPKLTKAIIKCYWKSYAILGIFTLIEEVIKLVQTVFLGKLIQYFEIYDPDNMGALYEAYGYAAGVSVSSLLLALLHHLYFYHVQRAGMKIRIAMCHMIYKKALSLSSIAMGQTTTGQIVNLLSNDVNKFDEVTIFLHFLWVGPLQAAAVIGLLWQEIGPACLAGMAVLIFLMPLQTLFGRLFAKFRSKTAAFTDNRIRTMSEVVSGIRIIKMYAWEKPFMVLVNEVRRKEISKVMSSSYLRGLNMASFFVASKIILFVTFTVYVLAGNTISASRVFVAVSLYAAVRLTVTLFFPAAIEKVSEAGVSIRRIKKFLLLDELVKTNLPLPQEERKDASVEIQDLFCYWDKSLDAPTLQNLSFTVNTGQLLAVIGPVGSGKSSLLSTILGELPQDKGVVKVKGELTYASQQPWVFPGTIRSNILFGKELKTQRYEKVLRACALKRDMELLPEGDLTLIGDRGATLSGGQKARVNLARAVYQDADIYLLDDPLSAVDAEVGRHLFDQCICGILKKKPRILVTHQLQYLKAADYILVLKEGQIVAQGTYPELLCSGVDFTSLLKTDEDEEQAGGAGEPSRSRTFSQNSVRSRTSSVLSVNDDADQLPAESAQMMAEESRSDGTIGMRLYLKYFRAGASVLLLVVLVALNLLAETAYILQDWWLAYWAGEQEKLDVINRNLTFINRTNTSHSVQLPLDFYLGVYSGLTVATIIFGFVRSLLMFNTLVCSAQTLHNRMFSSILRTPVRFFDINPVGRILNRFSKDIGHVDSLMPWTFVDFIEVFLQILGVIAVATSVIPWILIPVLPLLIVFLFLRRYFLQTSRDIKRLESTTRSPVFSHLSSSLQGLWTIRAFKAEERFQKTFDAHQDLHSEAWFLFLTTSRWLAVRLDGMCSIFVSVTAFGCLLLRDDLEAGSVGLALSYAVTLMGMFQWGVRQSAEVENMMTSVERVVEYTELEDEAPWETQLHPPPDWPNQGLITFDQVNFSYGPDGPVVLKNMTAIFRPREKVGIVGRTGAGKSSLISALFRLAEPEGKIYVDGVLTSQIGLHDLRQKMSIIPQDPVLFTGTMRKNLDPFKQHSDEDLWKALEEVQLKPVVEELPNKLEAVLAESGSNFSVGQRQLVCLARAILRKNRILIIDEATANVDPRTDELIQKTIREKFQECTVLTIAHRLNTIIDSDRILVLDAGQIHEYDEPHVLLQNKEGILYKMVQQSGRAEAASLIQQAKQAYMIRSRPDLANGVPPSKASNLVIFETAL; encoded by the exons ttactGGGACCATGAAGTGCAGATTGCAAACAAAGAACTCAGAGCTCCTAAACTCACCAAAGCTATTATCAAGTGCTACTGGAAGTCTTATGCCATTTTGGGTATTTTCACCCTTATTGAG GAGGTAATTAAATTGGTGCAGACAGTATTTCTGGGCAAGCTGATTCAGTACTTTGAGATCTATGACCCTGATAACATGGGTGCACTGTATGAGGCGTATGGGTATGCAGCTGGTGTCTCCGTCTCCTCCCTGCTTCTGGCCTTATTACACCACCTCTACTTCTACCACGTCCAGAGAGCTGGCATGAAGATCAGAATCGCCATGTGCCATATGATCTACAAGAAG GCTTTGAGCCTTAGCAGCATTGCTATGGGACAGACCACCACTGGACAGATCGTTAACCTGCTGTCTAATGATGTCAACAAATTTGATGAG GTTACAATTTTCCTGCACTTCTTGTGGGTGGGACCTTTACAAGCTGCAGCTGTTATTGGCCTTCTGTGGCAAGAGATTGGACCAGCATGTCTGGCGGGTATGGCAGTGCTCATCTTTCTAATGCCACTACAGACCCTATTTGGACGGCTTTTCGCCAAATTCAG gagtaAGACAGCAGCTTTTACTGACAACAGAATACGCACAATGAGTGAGGTAGTGTCTGGAATTCGCATCATTAAAATGTATGCCTGGGAAAAGCCCTTCATGGTCTTGGTCAATGAAGTCAGACG GAAGGAGATATCCAAGGTCATGAGCAGCTCGTACCTGCGTGGACTGAACATGGCCTCCTTCTTTGTGGCGAGCAAGATCATCCTGTTTGTGACATTCACCGTGTACGTGCTGGCAGGCAACACGATTTCAGCTAGCCGCGTGTTTGTGGCCGTGTCGCTGTATGCCGCCGTCCGCCTTACTGTGACACTCTTCTTCCCAGCCGCCATTGAGAAGGTGTCTGAGGCCGGTGTCAGCATCCGCAGAATAAAG AAGTTCCTCTTGCTGGATGAGCTTGTCAAAACCAATCTACCATTGCCTCAAGAGGAGAGAAAGGATGCATCAGTGGAAATCCAAGATCTTTTCTGCTACTGGGACAAG AGTTTAGATGCACCTACACTGCAGAATTTGTCGTTCACTGTGAATACAGGCCAGCTGCTTGCTGTAATTGGCCCAGTTGGGTCTGGTAAG TCCTCTCTTCTTAGTACTATTCTGGGAGAGCTGCCCCAGGATAAAGGTGTGGTGAAAGTGAAGGGGGAGCTGACCTATGCATCCCAGCAGCCATGGGTGTTCCCAGGGACCATCCGCAGCAACATCCTCTTTGGGAAGGAGCTGAAGACACAGAGATATGAGAAAGTTCTGAGGGCCTGTGCTCTAAAAAGG GACATGGAACTGCTGCCTGAGGGAGATCTGACTCTCATTGGGGACAGAGGGGCAACTCTCAGTGGTGGACAGAAAGCCCGAGTTAACCTGGCCAG GGCTGTATATCAAGATGCTGATATTTACCTGCTTGATGACCCCCTGAGTGCAGTGGATGCAGAGGTGGGAAGACATTTATTTGATCA ATGCATCTGTGGCATTTTGAAGAAGAAACCGAGGATCCTGGTCACCCACCAGCTGCAGTACCTGAAAGCAGCTGATTACATCCTGGTTTTGAAAGAG GGTCAGATAGTAGCGCAGGGCACGTACCCTGAGCTGCTGTGTTCAGGTGTGGACTTTACCTCTCTGCTGAAGacggatgaggatgaggagcagGCCGGAGGAGCTGGAGAGCCCTCACGCAGCCGAACCTTTTCTCAGAACTCCGTGCGCTCACGCACCTCTTCAGTGCTGTCTGTAAATGATGACGCAGACCAGCTGCCA GCAGAATCTGCCCAGATGATGGCGGAGGAGAGCCGGTCGGACGGCACCATTGGCATGCGCCTGTATCTGAAATACTTCAGGGCTGGTGCCAGCGTGCTCCTGCTCGTAGTCCTTGTAGCGCTCAATCTGCTGGCGGAG ACTGCGTACATTCTTCAAGACTGGTGGCTTGCATACTG GGCTGGAGAGCAGGAAAAGCTGGATGTGATCAACCGTAATCTCACCTTCATCAACAGAACGAACACCAGCCACAGTGTACAGCTCCCCCTTGACTTCTACCTGGGCGTTTACTCAG GTTTGACGGTGGCCACCATTATCTTTGGCTTCGTTCGCAGTCTGCTGATGTTCAACACTCTGGTGTGTTCTGCACAGACACTCCACAACCGCATGTTCAGCAGTATCCTGAGGACACCGGTCCGCTTCTTTGACATCAATCCAGTTG GAAGAATCCTAAACCGCTTCTCCAAGGACATTGGTCATGTAGACTCCTTAATGCCCTGGACTTTTGTGGACTTTATTGAA GTGTTTTTGCAGATTTTAGGTGTCATCGCTGTGGCAACATCAGTCATTCCCTGGATCCTGATCCCTGTGCTGCCCCTTCTCATAGTCTTTCTGTTCTTGCGACGCTACTTCCTACAGACCTCTCGTGATATCAAACGTCTTGAATCTACTA CCCGGAGCCCTGTGTTCTCCCACTTATCATCCTCCCTGCAAGGCCTGTGGACCATCCGTGCCTTCAAGGCTGAAGAAAGGTTTCAGAAAACCTTTGATGCTCATCAGGATCTGCACTCAG AGGCTTGGTTCCTGTTCCTGACCACATCACGTTGGCTGGCAGTACGCCTGGACGGCATGTGTTCCATTTTCGTCAGTGTAACAGCGTTTGGATGCCTGCTGCTGAGAGACG ATCTGGAAGCTGGTTCCGTGGGCCTGGCCCTGTCTTACGCCGTCACCCTGATGGGCATGTTTCAGTGGGGGGTCCGACAGAGTGCAGAGGTGGAGAACATG ATGACATCAGTAGAGCGGGTGGTGGAGTACACGGAGCTGGAGGATGAAGCACCATGGGAAACACAGCTACACCCGCCTCCTGATTGGCCAAACCAGGGCTTGATCACATTTGATCAGGTCAATTTTTCCTACGGTCCTGATGGACCTGTGGTCCTAAAAAACATGACCGCAATATTCAGACCCAGAGAGAAG GTCGGTATTGTGGGTAGGACTGGCGCGGGGAAGAGCTCTCTGATCTCAGCGCTGTTCCGCCTGGCAGAACCAGAGGGCAAGATCTATGTGGACGGCGTACTGACCTCTCAAATTGGCCTCCACGACCTCCGCCAAAAGATGTCCATCATTCCGCAGGATCCAGTTTTATTTACTGGCACCATGAGAAAGAACCTGGACCCCTTTAAGCAGCATTCAGACGAGGATCTGTGGAAGGCTTTGGAggag gtcCAGCTGAAGCCAGTGGTGGAGGAGTTGCCCAATAAGCTAGAGGCAGTTTTGGCTGAATCTGGTTCCAACTTCAGTGTTGGCCAGCGACAGCTCGTATGTTTGGCCAGGGCCATCCTGAGGAAGAACCGCATCCTCATCATCGATGAGGCCACAGCTAATGTAGACCCCAG AACAGATGAGCTCATTCAGAAGACCATTCGGGAGAAGTTCCAGGAGTGCACAGTCCTCACCATCGCCCACAGGCTGAACACGATCATAGACAGTGACCGCATACTG GTTCTTGATGCTGGCCAGATCCATGAGTATGATGAGCCCCATGTTCTGCTGCAGAACAAGGAAGGAATATTGTACAAGATGGTGCAGCAGTCGGGGAGGGCGGAGGCAGCCTCCCTAATACAGCAGGCAAAACAG GCTTATATGATCCGCAGCCGACCTGACCTGGCAAACGGTGTGCCCCCCAGCAAAGCCTCCAACCTGGTGATCTTCGAGACAGCACTTTAA